A portion of the Punica granatum isolate Tunisia-2019 chromosome 7, ASM765513v2, whole genome shotgun sequence genome contains these proteins:
- the LOC116213735 gene encoding 4-coumarate--CoA ligase-like 9, translated as MAEQTNNNQTTTSTTSTVDPHNGFCSRTKIFHSLRPAVPLPPLSQPLSLTLFASSLLPPSSSSTTTTFAFNASTGLSLTYPQLLHQIHSLSLSLSSSQRFSLSKGDVAFILSPPSLHVPVLYFSLMSLGVVISPANPLSSPSELAHQVRLSRPVIAFATSDSAHKLPKLPHGTVLLDSPEFSSMLVSSQRSTASLLELEEITMGNPNRVNQSDPAAILYSSGTTGRVKGVLLTHRNLIALLAGLYHLRTLPGQGQSEQPLPDEEPHPVSFFTLPLFHVFGFFMLIRAFAFGETLVLMEKFDFTGMLKAIEKYRVTYMPVSPPLIVALVKSEATAKYDLSSLTMLGCGGAPLGKEVADQFKKKFPNVEIVQGYGMTETTGGATRTVGPEEIARRGSVGRLAENMEAKIVDPVTGDALGPGQRGELWLRGPTIMKGYVGDDKATTETLDVDGWLRTGDLCYFDSEGFLYIVDRLKELIKYKAYQVPPAELEHVLHSHPEIADAAVIPYPDEEAGEIPMAFVVRKLGSRTSELQVMDFVSKQVAPYKKIRRVAFISSIPKSPAGKILRRELINHATSALPSRL; from the exons atGGCGGAACAAACTAATAATAATCAGACCACCACCTCTACCACCTCCACCGTCGACCCCCACAACGGCTTCTGCTCCCGCACCAAGATCTTCCACAGCCTCCGCCCCGCTGTCCCcctcccccctctctctcagcCCCTCTCCCTCACCCTCTTTGCTTCCTccctcctccctccctcctcctcctccaccaccacTACCTTCGCCTTCAACGCCTCCACCGGCCTCTCCCTCACCTACCCCCAGCTCCTCCACCAGATCcattccctctccctctccctctccagCTCCCAGCGCTTCTCCCTCTCCAAGGGCGATGTCGCCTTCATCCTCTCCCCTCCTTCCCTCCATGTCCCCGTCCTCTACTTCTCCCTCATGTCCCTCGGCGTCGTCATCTCCCCCGCCAACCCCCTCAGCTCTCCCTCCGAGCTCGCTCACCAGGTCCGCCTCTCTCGTCCAGTCATCGCCTTCGCCACCTCCGATTCCGCCCACAAGCTCCCCAAACTCCCCCACG GCACTGTCCTCCTCGACTCTCCCGAGTTCAGCTCCATGCTGGTGTCGTCTCAGCGGTCCACGGCGTCCCTCCTGGAATTGGAAGAAATTACTATGGGAAACCCGAATCGGGTCAATCAGTCCGACCCGGCTGCGATCCTGTACTCCTCTGGTACGACCGGGCGGGTCAAGGGAGTCCTGCTCACTCATCGTAACCTGATCGCTCTCCTCGCCGGCCTCTACCACCTCCGGACCCTCCCCGGTCAGGGCCAGAGCGAACAACCTTTACCCGATGAGGAGCCGCACCCGGTATCCTTCTTCACGCTGCCTCTGTTCCACGTGTTTGGGTTCTTCATGCTCATCAGGGCTTTCGCGTTCGGGGAGACCCTGGTCCTGATGGAGAAGTTCGACTTCACTGGGATGCTCAAGGCAATCGAGAAGTACAGGGTCACGTACATGCCGGTGTCGCCGCCGCTCATAGTGGCGCTGGTCAAGTCGGAGGCCACCGCAAAGTACGACCTGAGCTCGTTGACGATGCTTGGTTGCGGAGGCGCTCCGCTCGGGAAGGAAGTCGCCGACCAGTTCAAGAAGAAATTCCCCAACGTGGAGATCGTGCAG GGATATGGAATGACTGAGACCACAGGAGGGGCAACGAGGACCGTAGGACCGGAAGAAATTGCACGCCGTGGTTCTGTTGGCCGCCTTGCTGAAAATATGGAGGCTAAGATTGTTGATCCAGTCACTGGCGATGCCCTGGGACCTGGTCAGAGAGGAGAGCTGTGGTTGCGGGGCCCAACGATCATGAAAG GTTATGTCGGAGATGATAAGGCAACTACTGAAACCCTCGACGTGGATGGCTGGTTGAGGACCGGCGACCTGTGCTATTTTGACTCCGAAGGATTTCTTTACATCGTAGATCGATTGAAGGAGTTGATAAAATATAAGGCGTATCAG GTTCCCCCTGCTGAGTTGGAGCATGTACTTCACTCTCATCCCGAAATTGCAGATGCTGCTGTTATTCC GTATCCTGATGAAGAAGCAGGGGAGATTCCGATGGCCTTTGTTGTGAGAAAACTGGGAAGTAGAACTTCGGAGTT